The stretch of DNA ACAGCTCGGGGAAGCGCCGCACCACCTCCTCCACCTGGGTGGGATAGAACTTGGCCCCGCGGTAGACCACGAGATCGTCCACGCGGCCCAGGATGCCCCCCACGGCCCGCAGGTGCGTGCGGCCGCACGGGCAAGGCTCCTTGGTGATCCGGGCCAGATCCCCCGTGTAGTAGCGCACCAAGGGCGTGGCCTCCCGGGTGAGGTGGGTGAGCACCAGGACGCCCACCTCCCCCTCCGGAAGGGGCTCTTGGGTTTCGGGATCCACCACCTCCACCAGGTAATGGTCCTCGGCGAAGTGGAGCCCCTGTTGGTAGGCGCACTCCCCCGCAAAGGTGGGTCCCATCTCCGCCAAGCCGTAGTAGTCGTAGGCACGCCAGACCAAACCCCCCTCCAACCGGCTCCGGGTAGCGGGGTTTTCCGTCCCCGCCTCCCCACCGAAGGCCCCTATGCGCAAGGGGCTCTCCAGACCCCTCTCCTTAAGGGCCTCGGCCAGGTAGAGCCCAAAGGAGGGGGTAGCGGTGAGGGCCTTGGGCCGAAAGCGGGAGAGGAGCTCCAGGTGGCGTTCCGTTTGCCCAGCCCCCACCGGCAGGACGAAGAGGCCTAGGGCACGGGCGGCGTGGTGCACCGCCATCCCCGCAACCCAGAGACCGTAGCTGAAACCGTTGAGGAGGATGTC from Thermus brockianus encodes:
- a CDS encoding phenylacetate--CoA ligase family protein, with amino-acid sequence MAAYWQPELETMPRRELEALQLKRLREQVERLYRESPFFREKWAGISLEIRHLEDLARFPPVTKEELREEQRLHPPLGRYAVAPEAAWREYHPSSGTTGFPVGTVWSERDVEHITQVTARTLFAYGLRPGDILLNGFSYGLWVAGMAVHHAARALGLFVLPVGAGQTERHLELLSRFRPKALTATPSFGLYLAEALKERGLESPLRIGAFGGEAGTENPATRSRLEGGLVWRAYDYYGLAEMGPTFAGECAYQQGLHFAEDHYLVEVVDPETQEPLPEGEVGVLVLTHLTREATPLVRYYTGDLARITKEPCPCGRTHLRAVGGILGRVDDLVVYRGAKFYPTQVEEVVRRFPELSSEYRIEVREAGGVVRDVTVVVELARPGEGGEGMVERLRQRLKEALGVTPGVRLEAPGTLERTAFKAKRVVRHAGA